The Zingiber officinale cultivar Zhangliang chromosome 9A, Zo_v1.1, whole genome shotgun sequence genome window below encodes:
- the LOC122020191 gene encoding probable serine/threonine-protein kinase PBL7, which produces MGCFPCLHHRRKRESNSRIEDRDSSVIGNKASSLGEKKSNSAHSFTFRHLAIATQNFKEANLIGEGGFGKVYKGLLDSTSQKVAIKQLKRDGLQGNKEFLVEVLMLVVLRHPNLVSLIGYCADGDERLLVYEYMPKGSLADHLFDPLPDKLPLDWNTRIKIAVGVAKGLTYLHEVANPPVIYRDMKAANVLLDIDFNPKLSDFGLARVGPVGDNTHVSTRVMGTYGYCAPDYAMSGKLSLKSDVYSFGVLLLELITGRRVYDALKPVAEQKLLIWSRHFLTDKRKYHQLADPLLQGRYPLRPFQQLIAVILTCLQEHPRVRPVMADVVVALDYVASQPYVSEPDPEKISPPPASPSVTPSRDCITRRGLSFGRM; this is translated from the exons ATGGGTTGCTTCCCTTGTTTACATCATCGTCGCAAGAGGGAGTCCAACTCCCGGATAGAAGACAGAGATTCCTCAG TGATCGGGAACAAGGCATCTTCGCTAGGCGAGAAGAAGAGCAACTCCGCGCACAGCTTCACTTTCCGGCATCTCGCGATCGCCACGCAGAATTTCAAGGAAGCTAATTTGATCGGAGAAGGGGGTTTCGGAAAAGTTTACAAAGGACTGCTGGATTCCACCAGCCAG AAGGTGGCTATCAAGCAGCTGAAGCGCGATGGGCTTCAAGGGAACAAAGAATTCCTGGTCGAGGTTCTCATGCTGGTTGTTCTTCGGCATCCCAACCTCGTCAGCTTGATCGGGTACTGCGCTGATGGCGATGAAAGGCTCTTGGTTTACGAGTACATGCCGAAAGGCAGCTTGGCAGATCACCTGTTCG ATCCTCTCCCTGATAAGCTACCCCTTGATTGGAACACAAGAATAAAGATCGCCGTAGGAGTTGCCAAAGGGTTGACATATTTACACGAAGTCGCAAATCCACCTGTTATTTACCGAGATATGAAGGCTGCAAATGTGCTATTAGATATCGACTTTAACCCAAAGCTTTCTGATTTTGGACTTGCAAGAGTTGGACCTGTTGGTGACAACACTCACGTTTCCACAAGGGTGATGGGAACTTATGGTTACTGTGCTCCTGATTATGCAATGAGTGGTAAACTGAGTCTCAAGTCTGATGTGTATAGCTTTGGTGTGCTTCTCTTGGAGCTGATTACTGGACGAAGAGTTTATGATGCTTTGAAACCTGTTGCAGAACAAAAACTCTTGATTTGG TCGAGGCATTTTCTCACCGATAAAAGGAAGTACCACCAGTTGGCTGATCCCTTGCTTCAAGGTCGCTACCCGCTAAGGCCCTTTCAGCAGTTGATCGCCGTCATCTTAACGTGTCTTCAAGAGCATCCTCGTGTTCGACCCGTTATGGCTGATGTGGTCGTTGCTCTTGATTATGTGGCATCTCAGCCATATGTCTCTGAGCCTGACCCCGAGAAGATCTCCCCTCCACCAGCATCACCTTCAGTCACGCCATCGAGGGATTGCATCACCAGAAGAGGCTTAAGTTTCGGGCGTATGTGA